The Zobellia alginiliquefaciens genome contains a region encoding:
- a CDS encoding nucleoside deaminase: MTNKHEFFMRRAIEMAAKGMNSNAGGPFGAVVVKDGEIIAEGHNKVTSTNDPTAHAEMVVIRDACKKLNTFQLTDCIIYTSCEPCPMCFGAIYWARPKAVYYGCDKADAKAIDFDDQFIYDELEVGMEDRQIHFKQMLQNEAVEVFNDWASKNDKTKY; the protein is encoded by the coding sequence ATGACAAACAAACATGAATTTTTTATGCGTCGTGCTATTGAAATGGCTGCCAAGGGAATGAACTCAAATGCAGGTGGACCTTTTGGTGCTGTAGTCGTTAAAGACGGCGAAATCATTGCTGAAGGCCACAATAAAGTAACCTCAACCAATGACCCAACAGCACATGCCGAAATGGTTGTCATTAGAGACGCCTGTAAAAAGCTGAACACCTTTCAGTTAACCGATTGTATTATTTATACTTCTTGTGAGCCCTGCCCCATGTGTTTTGGTGCCATTTATTGGGCTAGACCTAAAGCTGTGTATTATGGCTGCGATAAAGCTGATGCCAAAGCTATAGATTTTGACGACCAGTTTATTTACGATGAATTAGAGGTTGGTATGGAAGACCGGCAGATTCACTTTAAGCAAATGCTACAAAATGAGGCCGTAGAAGTGTTCAACGACTGGGCCTCTAAAAACGATAAAACAAAATATTAG
- a CDS encoding helix-turn-helix and ligand-binding sensor domain-containing protein: MLLPFIGTAQTLLPPIYNYKVFEYNAGAQNWGLSIDENGHVYAANDKGLLSYNGEEWILNKLPNNTVVRSVATNKDRVYTGSYEEFGYWEKSDMGQLNYTSLTSLIKNHTFTSEEFWQILPFKESVYFRSFSTLYKYEGEKIMVIDPEFVVTALAVYNNEVYVAAKNEGLYVLRENQLKSIANKEVLKNQTITDMVPFDNGLLIGTQLNGCLLFKDDAFLPFNTDMNNRLKEHQLNKILPLDTGEIVFGTIKNGIYIYDNLTGTSRNLNRNTGLQNNTVLSLAKFNDQFWAGLESGIDRIQVNSPITFYTDHTGSLGTVHDVAIKDRTTYLGSNTGIYYFKDDELEFFEGSQGHVWDVETIANDVLVGHNTGTFRLEGDRLQKVSNRAGGYQFVKVPERSNVFLQGTYTGVSKYEKEASGKWDTNSILGIDFPVKQLCFEDNRTIWAAHHYKGLFRFKLNENLSAVEDKVAFGTNVLPNIYNVKLYRIKNQIVIQSEGKWYKYDPLVGEIVLLEEFEPFTDMSLIYEDGEHFWFLKDTETKELLYTDLRENTIAISEAQLNQRLMPDMERAVRRNDSTYLITLSDGFAQMNLTQLKRHLQGAAIPVPELSVFSDDAQRHAITESDFEIPFIDAQDLSFQFSAPRMVQPRYYYTLQGPLEQQEYATVGTLNFQNLPHGSYELRVHTVSMDHKKSDPKIITFNIAPPWYLSKLSMLGYLLLVIAVILGVRWYNRQKLKRKHELLKINLEREQEERLAQLEKEKLEREIKRKQTELARTTMSVAKKNELILELKDLMVLNKDAFSNKQRYRSLTKKLDGSINENEDWKNFEVNFKELHDDFFDNLLQQFPKLTPKDLKLCAYLKMNLSSKEIAPLMAISIRGVEIHRYRLRKKLGIDSSQNLSNFLIKFK; this comes from the coding sequence GTGCTACTTCCCTTTATTGGAACCGCACAAACGCTGCTGCCACCTATTTATAATTATAAGGTGTTTGAGTATAATGCGGGAGCCCAGAATTGGGGCCTCAGTATAGATGAAAACGGACATGTTTATGCGGCCAATGATAAGGGTTTGCTTTCTTATAATGGAGAGGAATGGATTTTAAACAAACTACCCAATAATACGGTAGTACGTTCCGTAGCGACCAATAAAGATAGGGTGTATACGGGTTCGTACGAAGAGTTTGGGTATTGGGAGAAATCGGATATGGGGCAATTGAATTATACTTCGCTGACTTCGCTGATAAAAAACCATACGTTTACCAGTGAGGAATTTTGGCAGATATTACCATTTAAAGAGTCTGTCTATTTTCGGTCATTTTCTACTTTGTACAAATATGAAGGTGAAAAAATAATGGTAATAGACCCGGAATTTGTAGTAACGGCCCTAGCAGTCTATAACAATGAGGTGTATGTAGCAGCAAAGAATGAAGGACTCTATGTTTTGAGGGAAAATCAGCTTAAATCCATCGCTAATAAGGAGGTTTTGAAAAACCAGACCATTACGGATATGGTTCCTTTTGATAATGGGCTCTTGATCGGGACTCAGTTAAACGGATGTTTGTTATTCAAAGATGATGCGTTTTTGCCTTTTAATACGGATATGAACAACCGTTTGAAAGAACATCAGCTCAATAAAATATTACCATTGGATACTGGAGAAATTGTTTTTGGCACAATAAAGAACGGCATCTATATTTATGATAATCTTACAGGAACTTCTCGTAATCTTAATAGAAATACGGGCTTGCAAAACAATACAGTGCTCTCTTTGGCAAAGTTCAATGATCAATTTTGGGCAGGGTTGGAAAGTGGAATAGATCGGATTCAGGTAAACTCACCAATTACTTTTTATACGGATCATACCGGGTCATTGGGTACCGTTCATGATGTGGCGATAAAAGATAGGACCACATATCTGGGCAGTAACACGGGAATCTATTATTTTAAGGATGATGAGCTGGAGTTTTTTGAAGGTTCTCAGGGCCATGTTTGGGATGTTGAGACCATTGCAAACGATGTGTTGGTTGGTCATAATACGGGAACATTTAGGCTAGAGGGTGACAGATTGCAAAAAGTATCCAATAGGGCAGGTGGTTATCAATTTGTAAAGGTTCCGGAAAGGAGTAATGTTTTTCTGCAAGGTACATATACCGGTGTGAGCAAATATGAAAAAGAGGCTTCGGGTAAATGGGATACAAACTCTATTTTGGGAATAGATTTTCCTGTGAAACAACTGTGTTTTGAAGATAATAGAACCATATGGGCCGCCCATCATTATAAGGGTTTGTTTCGCTTTAAATTAAATGAAAATCTATCTGCGGTTGAGGATAAAGTTGCCTTTGGTACCAACGTACTTCCTAACATCTATAATGTAAAGTTATATAGAATTAAAAACCAAATTGTCATTCAGAGTGAGGGCAAATGGTACAAGTATGATCCATTGGTGGGGGAAATTGTCCTTTTAGAGGAATTTGAGCCCTTTACGGATATGTCCCTTATTTATGAGGATGGTGAACATTTTTGGTTTTTGAAGGATACGGAAACAAAAGAGCTCTTATATACGGATTTACGTGAAAATACCATAGCTATTAGTGAGGCCCAATTGAACCAAAGGCTCATGCCCGATATGGAAAGGGCGGTTAGGCGTAACGATTCTACCTATCTTATAACCTTGAGCGATGGTTTTGCGCAAATGAATCTTACCCAGTTAAAAAGACACTTACAGGGTGCTGCTATACCAGTTCCGGAACTTTCGGTCTTTAGTGATGATGCACAGCGCCATGCGATTACAGAAAGCGATTTTGAAATCCCATTTATAGATGCCCAAGATTTAAGTTTTCAGTTTTCTGCACCGCGTATGGTTCAACCTAGGTATTATTACACACTGCAGGGACCCTTGGAACAACAGGAGTATGCTACGGTAGGAACCCTAAATTTTCAAAACTTACCACATGGTAGTTATGAGCTTCGTGTGCATACGGTGAGTATGGACCATAAGAAAAGCGACCCTAAAATAATTACATTTAATATAGCTCCCCCTTGGTATTTGTCAAAATTAAGTATGTTGGGGTATTTGCTATTGGTTATTGCGGTCATATTAGGGGTACGTTGGTATAACAGACAAAAACTAAAAAGAAAGCATGAGCTTTTAAAAATAAACTTGGAGCGTGAGCAAGAAGAACGTTTGGCGCAATTAGAAAAGGAAAAATTAGAAAGGGAAATTAAACGGAAGCAAACCGAATTGGCAAGAACAACTATGAGTGTTGCGAAAAAAAACGAACTTATTCTAGAACTCAAAGACCTTATGGTTTTGAACAAAGATGCTTTTTCCAATAAGCAACGTTATCGTTCATTGACCAAAAAGTTAGATGGGTCCATCAATGAGAATGAGGATTGGAAAAATTTTGAGGTTAACTTTAAAGAACTGCATGATGATTTCTTTGATAACCTATTGCAGCAGTTTCCGAAACTTACACCAAAAGATTTGAAATTATGTGCCTACTTAAAGATGAATCTATCAAGTAAGGAAATCGCTCCACTTATGGCAATTTCTATTAGAGGGGTAGAGATACATCGTTACCGTTTACGTAAAAAATTGGGAATTGATAGTTCTCAAAATCTGTCGAACTTCCTAATTAAGTTTAAATAG
- a CDS encoding 3-keto-disaccharide hydrolase has product MKINGYFAVVGIVVLALSCKAKQSSIPSESTNDEDGYVSLYNGHDMSNWNIMCRDKEPGLAKKVFAAGENGEMHVYKDFPNGDRTEVGKNGTHCMFFTKEKYSSYSFKFEYKWGDKIFNNYDQFQYDAGMYFHVFDVNIWPKGLEYQVRYDDSKNENHTGCVWNSGAKFDWYADNSEENPKLRTYLSKEEGGVAQEHRGGEHKAHKGAEFHALDGQWNQCEVIVMGNAYAVYKLNGKVVNVLTNLSHSEGEIGLQAETAEIFYRNIEIKVFDEVLPIEEALR; this is encoded by the coding sequence ATGAAGATCAATGGATATTTTGCGGTAGTAGGCATAGTGGTATTAGCTCTGTCGTGCAAGGCCAAACAAAGTAGTATACCGTCCGAATCAACAAACGATGAGGACGGTTATGTTTCGCTCTATAATGGGCATGATATGAGCAATTGGAATATCATGTGCCGAGACAAGGAGCCAGGTTTGGCGAAGAAAGTTTTTGCTGCCGGGGAAAATGGAGAAATGCATGTCTATAAAGATTTTCCAAACGGCGACCGTACCGAAGTAGGGAAAAATGGAACCCACTGTATGTTCTTTACGAAAGAAAAGTATAGCAGTTATAGCTTTAAATTCGAGTATAAGTGGGGTGATAAAATTTTTAATAATTACGACCAGTTTCAATATGATGCAGGAATGTATTTTCATGTTTTTGATGTAAATATTTGGCCAAAGGGATTGGAGTATCAAGTTCGTTATGACGATTCTAAAAATGAAAACCATACCGGTTGTGTTTGGAACTCAGGTGCCAAGTTTGATTGGTATGCTGATAATTCAGAAGAAAACCCAAAACTAAGGACTTACCTTTCTAAAGAAGAGGGTGGTGTGGCACAGGAGCATCGTGGAGGTGAACATAAAGCTCATAAGGGAGCGGAATTTCACGCTCTTGATGGACAATGGAACCAGTGCGAAGTTATCGTTATGGGCAATGCTTATGCGGTTTATAAACTAAACGGAAAGGTTGTAAATGTTCTGACCAATCTCAGTCATTCAGAGGGTGAAATAGGCTTACAAGCGGAAACTGCAGAGATTTTTTATCGAAATATAGAAATAAAAGTTTTTGATGAGGTTTTACCTATAGAGGAAGCCCTTCGCTAG
- a CDS encoding sugar O-acetyltransferase, which produces MTEKEKMLHGDPYNSRNPELLAMYHKARKLLLQYNALNSELSSERDAILTDLFDKKGDGVWIEAPFFCDYGENIIIGDGTFVNTNCIFLDNNTITIGKNGLIAPYVQIYTATHPLKASERIITEEGQSRYLTHTKPVSIGDNVWIGGNSVIFPGVTIGNNVTIGAGSVVTKDLPDDVLAFGNPCKVIRKL; this is translated from the coding sequence ATGACCGAAAAAGAAAAAATGCTCCATGGAGACCCTTATAATTCCCGAAATCCAGAACTATTGGCCATGTACCATAAAGCACGAAAGTTATTACTGCAATACAATGCTCTAAATTCTGAGTTAAGTAGTGAACGTGATGCCATTCTCACCGACCTTTTTGACAAAAAAGGAGATGGTGTATGGATCGAAGCTCCCTTTTTCTGTGATTATGGCGAAAACATCATTATAGGTGATGGCACTTTTGTAAACACCAATTGCATTTTTCTTGACAACAATACAATTACAATCGGTAAAAACGGACTTATAGCTCCCTACGTTCAAATTTATACCGCTACACACCCTCTAAAAGCTTCCGAGAGGATAATTACCGAAGAAGGGCAATCTCGCTACCTGACCCATACAAAACCAGTTTCTATTGGTGATAATGTTTGGATTGGCGGAAACTCTGTCATCTTTCCTGGCGTAACCATTGGAAACAATGTAACCATAGGCGCCGGTAGTGTCGTTACCAAAGACCTTCCAGATGATGTTTTGGCATTTGGAAACCCTTGTAAAGTGATCAGAAAGCTATAA
- a CDS encoding RagB/SusD family nutrient uptake outer membrane protein — MKLFNKISKPSLVLLLVLAVWGCTDKLDEPELNNNFAGGTDFTDASGMLLSTVGAYEAFYSRGWEQPLIMSVRGDDVNSGGLGDQPEFTEMDRFNYSKDHWMVNSLWENTYADVISAHTAMEQIARYQEFGSDAEIALGNQYIAEIQVLRGMMLFQISQVYGDIFIPESSDTELLLEVETLPTKAEVMQHVSDQMDLAIPLLPDARPNERTDLEGGVTKYTALAIKALANQELENYQAVADATGQIIASGKFSLYPDFYELFKTPGKLSDESLLDLQYSDFNQGEGDRFAHLYAPYGPQNWSPAVEGSNSGWGFYEPSFKFIKFMLDRGETVRLETSVLFTEKGIAELQTDPAYSDLPSYMTKITRDNDTINDFPRGYFSSGKHYLPSNQLIEGRTEYGSNKNHNVIRYAEILLMYAEALTQGASGSAITADQAVNLVRERAGMPALSGVTLDQVVEEKFAELAMEWGKRYYDMIRLQRFDELTYDGRTFTEAKTFLPYPQPQIDQFPVLQN, encoded by the coding sequence ATGAAACTATTTAATAAAATTTCAAAACCTTCCCTTGTGTTGCTTTTGGTTCTGGCCGTTTGGGGATGTACCGATAAGTTAGATGAACCGGAACTGAACAACAATTTCGCAGGAGGTACTGATTTTACGGATGCATCCGGAATGTTACTTTCCACTGTTGGTGCTTACGAAGCTTTTTATTCTAGAGGATGGGAGCAACCGCTCATTATGTCCGTTCGAGGAGATGATGTTAATTCAGGTGGTTTGGGTGATCAGCCAGAATTTACTGAAATGGATAGATTCAATTACAGTAAAGACCATTGGATGGTAAATTCCCTTTGGGAAAACACCTATGCAGATGTTATTTCCGCGCATACCGCTATGGAGCAGATTGCACGTTACCAAGAATTTGGTAGCGATGCTGAAATTGCGTTGGGAAACCAGTATATCGCAGAAATACAGGTGTTAAGAGGTATGATGTTATTTCAAATTTCTCAGGTATACGGAGATATTTTTATTCCAGAGTCTTCGGATACGGAATTGTTGTTAGAAGTGGAAACCCTGCCAACGAAAGCGGAAGTAATGCAGCACGTTTCCGATCAGATGGATTTGGCTATTCCGTTATTACCGGATGCTAGACCTAATGAGAGAACCGATCTAGAAGGCGGCGTTACTAAATATACGGCACTTGCAATTAAAGCATTGGCAAACCAAGAATTGGAAAATTACCAAGCGGTTGCAGATGCCACCGGCCAGATTATCGCTTCGGGGAAATTCAGCTTGTATCCAGATTTTTATGAGCTTTTTAAAACTCCCGGTAAGTTAAGTGATGAAAGTTTATTGGATTTACAATATTCCGATTTTAACCAAGGCGAAGGAGATCGTTTTGCACACCTATATGCTCCTTATGGTCCACAAAACTGGTCTCCCGCTGTAGAAGGTTCCAATAGTGGTTGGGGTTTTTATGAGCCCAGTTTCAAATTCATCAAGTTTATGCTAGACCGTGGTGAAACCGTACGTTTGGAAACGAGTGTACTTTTCACGGAAAAAGGTATAGCGGAGTTACAGACAGATCCAGCGTATTCCGATTTGCCAAGTTACATGACCAAAATTACCCGAGACAACGATACCATCAATGATTTTCCACGGGGTTACTTTTCAAGCGGAAAACATTACCTGCCGTCCAATCAGTTGATTGAAGGACGTACCGAGTATGGTAGTAATAAAAACCACAACGTTATTCGTTATGCCGAAATTTTGCTAATGTATGCAGAGGCTCTAACACAAGGCGCATCAGGCTCGGCAATAACAGCCGATCAGGCTGTGAACTTAGTTCGCGAGAGAGCGGGAATGCCTGCTTTATCCGGGGTAACTCTAGATCAGGTTGTGGAGGAGAAATTTGCCGAATTGGCCATGGAATGGGGCAAACGCTATTATGATATGATTCGTTTGCAGAGGTTTGATGAGCTTACGTACGATGGTCGTACGTTCACTGAGGCTAAGACCTTCTTGCCTTATCCGCAACCACAGATAGACCAATTTCCGGTGCTTCAGAATTAA
- a CDS encoding SusC/RagA family TonB-linked outer membrane protein codes for MKIRNIFLSMCFFLFQLALFAQDGITVSGNISDANGEPLPGASIVVKGTTSGTQTDFDGNYTLNGVDEDGIVVVSYIGFTSQEISVKGQTNINVSLSEDAQALDEVVVIGYGQMKSKDLTSAITTVKAEEIAATPTSSPMQALQGKVAGLQVVSNGGPGQGPTIRVRGIGSYDDNNDDGIDASGPLYVVDGMFFDDIDFLNTADITSISVLKDASAAAIYGVRAANGVVLIETKSGAYNQKAEITYDGYSGFQVAQNVLKLANAEQFVTLARESGSAPDNEFIDNAMQRYGRSRINPNVPNVNTDWYDEILRPALIQNHSIGITGGSDNATYAIGANYFGQEGILKMKNEYERFNLRSKIDFKVNDNLTVGGNMVISNATRYDAENSAFRLAYYAVPILPVYDETLAGNESVYPTNYANAQDLGYRGGQNPFPTMDNSELRSKIRNVLANFYAQVHIIPEKLTFKTAYNHNFETIERREVRLPYFIGNGFQRENAELVKRNDTYSNQIWDNTLTYTESFGKHNLTVLGGSSFRDESFERLEAKGLNFPLSGEEAYYLDQAQTIVQDDVKDDGRREYGLSFFGRVSYNYDNRYLLYGTYRADGTNKYQEKWGYFPTIGAGWVLSEENFMENNGVFDFLKFRGSWGKLGNDKVPGSEGAITSTVVTTSFGDTMVSGVNTSSNFTALKWEVTEEVNVGLSARSLNNRLSLEADYYIRDTKDAVIPIEVPLIPDATRQNVGEIRNQGLELALNWNDQVSDDFSYSLGANFSTLKNEVLDTDRQLNIDTGSAEFRQRTRVGDPVFSFFGLEVDGVYQNEAQIAADPAAQVEIANGRAIVPGDLKFRDQDGVDGITADDRVMLGNYLPTYSFGFNMSFNYKAWDFSAAALGQGGNKILNRKRGEVIFTNDTNWDRDFALNRWHGEGTSNSYPSSAGIRKGWNQQLSDFFIEDGDFFRIQNITLGYTINKDGKIKGLPKTRVYVTAEKPLSVFDYNGFNPEVPNGVDNDTYPIPAIYTIGVNIKI; via the coding sequence ATGAAAATAAGAAACATTTTTTTATCGATGTGCTTCTTTCTCTTTCAGTTAGCATTGTTTGCTCAGGACGGTATTACCGTTTCAGGTAATATTAGTGATGCTAATGGAGAACCGTTACCGGGAGCAAGTATCGTAGTTAAGGGTACCACATCAGGAACACAAACCGATTTTGACGGAAACTACACCTTAAACGGAGTGGATGAAGATGGAATAGTAGTAGTAAGCTATATCGGTTTTACTTCACAAGAAATTTCAGTGAAAGGGCAGACCAATATTAATGTATCATTATCTGAGGATGCTCAAGCCTTAGATGAAGTAGTGGTTATTGGTTATGGTCAAATGAAATCTAAAGATCTTACTTCTGCAATTACGACGGTCAAGGCCGAAGAGATCGCTGCAACACCAACAAGTTCACCTATGCAAGCACTACAAGGTAAGGTTGCCGGTTTGCAGGTTGTAAGTAATGGTGGTCCTGGACAAGGCCCAACGATCCGTGTGCGTGGTATTGGTTCGTATGATGACAACAATGACGATGGGATTGATGCTAGTGGTCCACTTTACGTGGTGGATGGAATGTTCTTTGATGACATAGATTTCTTGAATACGGCAGATATAACTTCTATATCTGTTTTAAAGGATGCCTCTGCCGCAGCAATTTACGGAGTACGTGCTGCAAACGGAGTAGTGCTAATTGAAACTAAATCTGGTGCTTACAATCAGAAAGCGGAAATTACTTATGATGGGTATTCCGGTTTTCAGGTCGCACAGAATGTGTTGAAATTGGCTAATGCTGAGCAATTTGTGACCTTGGCAAGAGAATCAGGGTCTGCACCCGATAATGAATTTATTGATAACGCTATGCAGCGTTACGGGCGTAGCCGAATTAACCCGAATGTACCTAACGTAAACACGGATTGGTATGACGAAATTTTGAGACCCGCTTTGATTCAAAACCATAGTATAGGCATTACCGGTGGTAGCGATAATGCTACCTATGCAATTGGCGCCAATTATTTTGGACAAGAGGGTATTCTTAAAATGAAGAATGAATACGAGCGCTTCAACCTCCGAAGTAAAATTGATTTTAAGGTAAACGATAATTTAACGGTTGGTGGAAATATGGTAATTAGTAACGCTACCCGTTATGATGCAGAGAACTCTGCTTTCAGGTTGGCATATTATGCAGTTCCTATTCTTCCGGTGTATGATGAAACACTTGCTGGTAACGAGAGTGTATATCCAACCAATTATGCGAATGCCCAAGATTTAGGATATCGTGGCGGTCAGAATCCGTTCCCTACAATGGATAATAGTGAACTTCGTTCTAAAATAAGAAACGTTTTGGCCAATTTTTATGCGCAGGTACATATCATTCCTGAGAAGTTGACCTTCAAAACGGCTTACAATCACAACTTTGAAACCATAGAACGTAGAGAGGTTAGACTGCCCTATTTTATAGGTAACGGCTTTCAGCGTGAAAATGCAGAATTGGTAAAGAGAAACGATACTTATTCAAACCAAATTTGGGACAACACCTTAACCTATACAGAATCTTTTGGCAAACATAACCTTACGGTGCTTGGAGGTTCATCTTTTAGAGACGAATCTTTTGAGCGCCTTGAGGCAAAAGGTCTGAACTTTCCGTTATCCGGGGAAGAGGCCTATTATTTGGATCAGGCACAGACTATTGTACAAGATGATGTAAAGGATGATGGTCGTCGTGAATATGGTCTATCGTTCTTCGGTAGGGTTTCTTATAATTATGATAATAGGTATCTGCTTTACGGAACGTACCGTGCAGATGGAACGAACAAGTATCAAGAAAAATGGGGCTATTTCCCAACCATAGGTGCAGGATGGGTTCTCTCTGAAGAGAATTTTATGGAAAATAACGGAGTGTTTGACTTTCTTAAATTCCGTGGTAGTTGGGGTAAATTGGGTAACGATAAGGTACCTGGTAGCGAAGGCGCAATAACGTCTACCGTTGTAACTACTTCTTTTGGAGATACCATGGTGAGCGGGGTTAATACCAGCAGCAATTTTACGGCACTAAAATGGGAGGTTACTGAAGAAGTGAACGTTGGTCTTTCGGCACGATCATTAAACAATAGACTTTCTTTGGAAGCGGATTATTATATACGTGATACAAAGGATGCTGTAATTCCAATTGAAGTTCCTTTGATTCCGGATGCAACCCGGCAAAATGTGGGTGAAATTAGAAATCAAGGTCTTGAATTGGCTTTAAACTGGAACGATCAAGTTTCTGATGATTTTAGTTATTCGCTCGGTGCTAATTTTTCTACCCTAAAGAATGAAGTATTGGACACTGACCGTCAATTGAATATAGATACCGGCTCTGCGGAATTTAGACAACGTACGCGTGTGGGTGACCCGGTATTTTCTTTCTTCGGTCTAGAAGTAGATGGTGTTTATCAAAATGAGGCACAAATAGCAGCGGATCCAGCAGCACAAGTGGAAATAGCTAATGGAAGAGCAATTGTACCCGGAGACTTAAAATTTAGGGACCAGGATGGTGTAGACGGCATAACAGCAGATGACCGTGTTATGTTAGGTAATTACTTGCCAACCTATTCTTTTGGGTTTAATATGAGCTTCAACTATAAAGCTTGGGATTTTTCTGCAGCGGCCTTGGGCCAAGGAGGAAATAAAATTTTAAACCGTAAACGTGGTGAGGTCATTTTTACCAATGATACCAACTGGGACCGTGATTTTGCACTGAACCGTTGGCATGGGGAGGGTACTTCTAACAGTTACCCATCTTCTGCAGGAATTAGAAAGGGATGGAACCAACAATTAAGCGATTTCTTTATTGAAGACGGTGATTTCTTTAGAATTCAAAATATCACTTTAGGATATACGATTAACAAAGATGGAAAGATAAAAGGTCTTCCTAAAACTCGGGTGTATGTTACTGCGGAGAAGCCATTGTCCGTTTTTGATTACAATGGTTTTAATCCTGAAGTACCTAATGGTGTTGATAACGATACCTATCCTATTCCGGCTATTTACACAATAGGCGTAAACATTAAAATATAA